The following coding sequences are from one Lycium ferocissimum isolate CSIRO_LF1 chromosome 3, AGI_CSIRO_Lferr_CH_V1, whole genome shotgun sequence window:
- the LOC132049155 gene encoding uncharacterized protein LOC132049155, which produces MSCLALSLQPTNGPDILLQTREWFPPSRALMALSAFRQTRLSFSKLPTSDSTSDPSMSLGDDPLAASSGQVIVGVESRYRVVYRLVNSIYVLAITTADDNNDKDMVVNNVFECISIVNQAVSVVVTACRGVDVTPEKLAKKYAEIYMALDIVLRGVSNIRLAAMLASMHGESIAKMVHSAIHTENKIRGGDSWVNVEAHSLEQEGGLETFSKFLFELPQETLEAGDEVAATLAIITGGEKEEEKVEEIEVEKDPFAASDKINQPESLVGDFKKDKGKDSSDVTKALAGLDVTTLPPAAASQSTHIGVEGFEGDYGGIEFSHEGSTLPEDFEGINDAWGGGLDASEYVGTKKVKKDQGLGGLELLETSEPPKVAAGATAEGGAGKNLEDILMKKMNGPEMFITEEISAEFRESLLARVGLMGIVYLKTLPPKSSDDNKETEFSFKVEDTAAVKRFVMQNSRVSSLGNGLFHVKTSPSNEPIPIIKYSLLPRLTPLPLRIRLVKRLSGTLLSVMLQYVANPDIPVPLTNVTFVLKLPVDPTLLKVSPKAVLNRSEKELKWHVDEIPPKAHPGKLKARFPVDINDDDDAVELELVGYVKFSSQGTRSLSGISLQPALEGKTDFYEVDHRYSSGVYTCN; this is translated from the exons ATGTCTTGTTtggcactttctcttcaacccaCAAATGGACCCGACATTTTACTCCAAACCCGTGAATGGTTTCCACCATCTCGTGCCTTAATGGCACTTTCAGCTTTTCGCCAAACACGCCTTTCATTTTCCAAATTACCTACATCTGACTCAACTTCGGATCCTTCTATGTCACTTGGTGATGACCCGCTTGCTGCTAGTTCGGGTCAAGTTATTGTTGGTGTTGAATCCAG GTATCGGGTCGTATACCGCCTTGTTAACTCAATTTATGTGCTTGCTATTACCACTgctgatgataataatgataaagatATGGTTGTTAATAATGTGTTTGAGTGTATTAGTATTGTGAATCAAGCTGTTAGTGTGGTTGTTACTGCGTGTCGTGGTGTAGATGTGACACCGGAGAAGTTAGCTAAGAAATACGCGGAGATTTATATGGCGTTGGATATTGTGTTGAGAGGGGTTAGTAATATTAGGTTGGCGGCTATGTTGGCGTCTATGCACGGGGAGAGTATAGCGAAAATGGTACATTCGGCTATTCATACGGAGAATAAGATTAGGGGAGGTGATAGTTGGGTTAATGTGGAGGCACATTCGTTGGAACAAGAAGGCGGATTGGAGACGTTTTCGAAATTTTTGTTTGAGTTGCCTCAAGAGACGTTGGAGGCGGGTGATGAGGTGGCGGCCACGTTGGCGATTATTACGGGTGGAGAAAAAGAGGAGGAGAAAGTCGAGGAGATTGAGGTGGAGAAAGATCCCTTTGCAGCAAGCGATAAGATTAATCAGCCAGAGTCTTTGGTTGGTGATTTTAAGAAGGATAAAGGTAAGGATAGTTCGGATGTTACAAAGGCATTGGCAGGGCTTGACGTGACTACTTTGCCGCCTGCTGCAGCTAGCCAGTCAACACACATCGGGGTGGAAGGGTTTGAAGGGGATTATGGTGGGATAGAGTTTAGTCATGAAGGATCAACACTGCCAGAAGATTTTGAAGGGATTAATGATGCTTGGGGTGGTGGATTAGATGCTTCTGAGTATGTGGGAACGAAAAAGGTGAAGAAAGATCAGGGACTCGGTGGGCTTGAATTACTCGAGACCAGTGAACCACCAAAAGTTGCAGCTGGAGCTACTGCTGAGGGTGGTGCTGGCAAGAATCTTGAGGatattttgatgaagaaaatgaatggTCCAGAAATGTTCATTACTGAGGAGATCAGTGCTGAGTTCAGGGAATCGTTGCTTGCTAGAGTTGGTTTGATGGGCATTGTTTACTTAAAAACTCTGCCTCCAAAGTCTTCTGATGATAATAAGGAAACTGAGTTTTCATTCAAGGTTGAAGACACCGCTGCTGTTAAGAGGTTTGTCATGCAAAATTCTCGTGTGAGCAGCCTTGGGAATGGTCTATTTCATGTGAAGACATCACCGTCAAATGAGCCTATACCGATTATTAAGTACAGTTTGCTACCACGTTTAACTCCATTGCCTTTGAGGATTCGACTTGTTAAGCGTCTTAGTGGGACATTACTTTCTGTAATGCTGCAGTATGTTGCAAATCCTGATATTCCGGTTCCATTAACCAATGTGACCTTTGTCCTGAAATTACCAGTGGACCCAACATTATTGAAAGTTTCACCTAAAGCTGTATTGAACCGGTCTGAGAAAGAACTGAAATGGCATGTTGATGAGATTCCACCCAAGGCTCATCCTGGCAAATTGAAGGCGAGGTTCCCTGTAGatattaatgatgatgatgatgcggTAGAGCTAGAGCTTGTTGGTTATGTAAAGTTTTCATCACAAGGGACTAGATCTTTGTCTGGCATTTCTCTGCAGCCGGCTTTAGAGGGGAAGACCGATTTCTATGAGGTTGATCACAGGTATTCAAGTGGAGTTTACACATGCAATTAA
- the LOC132049156 gene encoding probable protein phosphatase 2C 43, whose translation MFSWLVRKVSACWRPLSRYVPMSKDEDDVYLGGEDDPFLWCRDLEKHSCGEFSFAVVQANHVLEDHSQVDTGREGTFVGVYDGHGGPEASRFVRDHLFLHLIKLARENGTIDEEVLKSAFAATEDGFLSLVRRAFGITPSIASKGCCSLVGVIWKGTLYVANLGDSRAVLGHIVGRSNKIVAEQLTKDHNASIEEVRKELMSLHPDDSNIVLHVNGAWRVKGIIQVSRSIGDAYLKKPEFALGPAYPRFHLKEPLRQPVLRADPSVCSRNLQPGDRFLIFASDGLWELLSNQKAVEIVHNNPREGIARRLIVSALDEAARRQKLKYDDVKKYEKGARRVFHDDITVVVIFIDHEMLEGKLPVPELSVRGFIDTHGPSDFNILQEVAVKTNSVK comes from the exons ATGTTTTCTTGGCTGGTAAGGAAAGTATCAGCATGTTGGAGACCATTGAGTCGATATGTACCTATGAGCAAGGATGAAGACGATGTTTATTTAGGAGGTGAGGATGATCCATTTCTATGGTGTAGAGACCTTGAGAAACATTCATGTGGGGAGTTTTCTTTTGCTGTAGTTCAAGCTAATCATGTACTTGAAGATCATAGTCAGGTTGATACCGGTCGTGAAGGTACTTTTGTTGGTGTTTATGATGGACATGGTGGCCCTGAGGCTTCAAGATTCGTCCGTGATCACCTTTTCCTGCATTTAATAA AGCTTGCTCGAGAAAATGGAACAATAGATGAAGAAGTCCTTAAAAGTGCCTTTGCTGCAACTGAAGACGGCTTTCTTTCTCTTGTGAGAAGGGCATTTGGTATTACACCATCAATTGCTTCAAAGGGGTGCTGCAGTCTGGTTGGTGTCATCTGGAAAGGGACATTATATGTTGCTAACCTGGGTGATTCTAGAGCAGTATTAGGTCATATAGTAGGGAGATCCAATAAGATTGTTGCTGAGCAGTTGACTAAGGATCATAATGCCAGTATCGAGGAGGTTAGGAAGGAACTGATGTCTTTGCACCCAGACGATTCAAACATTGTGCTTCATGTCAATGGAGCGTGGCGCGTTAAAGGCATTATACAG GTGTCTAGATCAATTGGAGATGCATATCTGAAGAAGCCAGAGTTTGCTCTTGGTCCAGCTTACCCACGATTCCACCTTAAAGAACCACTTAGGCAGCCAGTGCTAAGAGCTGATCCATCTGTATGTTCTAGAAACTTACAACCAGGTGATAGATTTCTAATATTTGCTTCTGATGGGCTGTGGGAACTCTTAAGCAATCAAAAGGCTGTGGAAATTGTGCATAACAACCCTAGAGAG GGCATAGCTAGAAGACTTATTGTATCAGCCCTGGATGAGGCAGCGAGGAGACAAAAGTTGAAGTATGACGACGTTAAGAAGTATGAAAAGGGTGCCAGGAGGGTCTTTCATGATGATATAACAGTTGTTGTCATCTTTATAGATCATGAGATGCTGGAAGGAAAATTACCCGTGCCTGAACTGTCAGTTCGAGGATTTATAGACACTCATGGACCATCAGATTTCAATATCTTGCAAGAGGTTGCTGTGAAGACAAACTCTGTCAAGTGA